In one Silene latifolia isolate original U9 population chromosome 10, ASM4854445v1, whole genome shotgun sequence genomic region, the following are encoded:
- the LOC141607577 gene encoding protein FAR1-RELATED SEQUENCE 5-like, with protein MRVVEHKFRPTIGAVFASPEAGIKFYEVYARACGFTPRKHNMKTLRGGVAHQKFVVRNRQGFRESKPNIVPRTKDDENMGDGSSTLVQIAYYELKSQEWMPSVRDKVKELVNGYENIGATLIDFQNFQRDIKCYIGLRDADLFIDRLEKLKATQPQFYFAYDVDPQNRLTTFFWADATCIRNYSFFGDAVSFDPTYGTNKYDMVFTPFTGVNHHRKSVLFAGCLLLHEDDISFQWTFQDFLTAMGQKEPQFMIMDQCPA; from the exons ATGCGTGTGGTTGAGCACAAGTTTAGACCTACCATTGGTGCAGTTTTCGCCTCCCCCGAGGCCGGAATCAAGTTCTACGAGGTTTATGCTCGGGCATGTGGATTTACCCCTCGGAAGCACAATATGAAAACACTACGAGGTGGTGTTGCACACCAAAAATTCGTAGTCCGCAACCGTCAAGGGTTCAGGGAATCTAAACCAAACATCGTCCCCAGAACCAAGGATGATGAGAATATGGGTGATGGTTCGTCCACGCTAGTACAGATTGCATACTACGAGTTAAAATCGCAAGAATGGATGCCGAGCGTACGTG ACAAAGTTAAGGAACTTGTCAATGGGTATGAAAATATCGGTGCTACATTGATAGATTTTCAGAACTTTCAAAGAGATATCAAGTGCTACATTGGGTTAAGAGATGCTGACCTTTTCATCGATCGACTCGAGAAACTCAAAGCGACACAACCCCAGTTCTACTTCGCCTATGATGTTGATCCGCAAAACCGTCTAACAACGTTCTTTTGGGCTGATGCTACATGTATTAGAAACTACTCATTCTTTGGGGATGCTGTGAGCTTCGACCCTACTTACGGAACcaacaagtatgatatggtttttacaccattcaCAGGTGTTAATCACCACAGAAAGTCGGTGTTGTTTGCCGGTTGTCTCCTGTTACACGAGGATGACATCTCCTTCCAATGGACCTTTCAAGATTTCTTGACCGCCATGGGACAAAAAGAGCCGCAGTTCATGATCATGGATCAATGCCCTGCATAA